A genome region from Gadus macrocephalus chromosome 15, ASM3116895v1 includes the following:
- the stox1 gene encoding storkhead-box protein 1 isoform X1 → MSQQPRAVQLSAASLALVFGRDEEISRTGGKASATTAAASGQDVFADFRSQNLRSFWNKRLVKAVAEVNFQGWMENLVLFLQGNANNLEVIREAWMRRALRSPKGFVLKAVGDLSPIQMLPVSQSQFIPLAEVLCSAISDMNSSQTTVSQEALVNHMSKAHPGMTIPTQDILYNALGALIKERKIYHTGEGYFIVTPQTYFITNSLVREKNWWASPSGDDPPSPPPITYLLSNEACDVDSAHAPLVAHCKSCSCFAPPHATANVSATPSTAVAAVPPSVVPDGHSTVTVSVSECTGKSLKWPRPSEHKPTLVHQSTSTAADYQPSELSKTTATTNATSRKDKDCKDSKSGRKFGLSLFWRNGAKKEKPKKEYTSFSGQFPPEEWPVRDEEDLNNLPRDLEHAIIKRINPELTVDNLTRHTVLMKKLEDRGERAIEKVQERVVDKGERVDRGVDKGISTEILTVSKPRHHQSSRGAGVGRRSVPKASRSKRRPYSSREKNREKEKERARNKTLCEDEYPEEGDIVPSRLQPDIHAEEPEHLEGARAGADEKCVYKKRIDNPFHAQPIGDTATPASITTNCQRTIANNKGHRRRDTKESRTSVAGRKERTGLRSKSWDPHPTKVIVPDTQHAGESCTPNDKYACLREGELAADNHLRADMKLSRELPSGYSAVYPQSSTLRIDDKLRHQTGPGNVEARASEDEPRPMHERQGGGSADSHRHQVEQTTTTTAEVPAHILPYSDADVILPTHPYDTVLKMREPAVPWTKANASLQRTHSLRHAEKQDDNLHRPDLLHSHQQPGDFAANRRQQVAEANVAVGVNRALFNRPELAADSGSLLTNSHDFEEDDQRLYQDEEVDEDACSSLYLNEEEMVDGPPYVPALADHHSHHVVYPDYDSDVQYHKFPRVQTHDPRRYPPPAHPSRQEEWGGSMAHTDSFTAATQGESSLSPNRLRQNSWSHQPHSQISGSAGIQSEAGTGRATLPTVEPRQGASVGLDRLEPPEPADSSIFDYCQTSEVESDAETVRRSVGEGDGESAHWGAELEQEATEEQQERVLVNGTPQSHVVGRSMPSGAGGDMGEIAESQSITGDSGIDSPRTRVSLATNNTVILEGLKKRGFLQNLEKLHSKSSTIRPQSSLLQLTPVMNV, encoded by the exons ATGTCTCAACAACCACGAGCGGTTCAACTCTCCGCTGCCTCGCTCGCGCTGGTTTTCGGCAGGGACGAGGAGATCTCGCGCACCGGCGGGAAAGCTTCCGCCACCACGGCTGCGGCGAGTGGCCAGGATGTCTTTGCCGACTTCAGGTCTCAAAACCTTCGCAGTTTTTGGAATAAGAGACTCGTCAAGGCCGTGGCCGAAGTGAACTTtcagggatggatggagaatctGGTCCTTTTTCTCCAAGGAAACGCCAACAACTTAGAGGTGATAAGAGAGGCATGGATGCGCCGGGCACTCAGGTCACCAAAAGGCTTCGTCCTCAAAGCTGTTG gtgACTTGTCCCCCATCCAGATGTTGCCTGTCTCGCAGTCCCAGTTTATTCCCCTGGCTGAGGTGCTGTGCTCGGCCATTTCAGACATGAACTCATCCCAAACCACTGTCTCCCAGGAAGCACTCGTCAACCACATGAGCAAAGCCCATCCAG GAATGACCATCCCCACTCAGGACATCCTGTACAACGCACTGGGCGCGCTGATCAAGGAGCGCAAGATCTACCACACGGGGGAGGGCTACTTCATCGTGACGCCGCAGACCTACTTCATCACCAACAGCCTGGTCCGGGAGAAGAATTGGTGGGCCTCGCCCTCGGGGGACgaccctccctccccgccccccatcACCTACTTGCTGAGCAACGAGGCCTGCGATGTGGACAGCGCCCACGCCCCCCTGGTGGCACACTGCAAGTCCTGCAGCTGTTTCGCGCCCCCCCATGCGACGGCTAACGTCTCCGCCACGCCGAGCACCGCCGTGGCCGCCGTCCCGCCCTCCGTGGTTCCCGACGGCCACTCGACGGTCACCGTGTCTGTCAGCGAGTGCACGGGCAAGAGCTTGAAGTGGCCGCGGCCGTCGGAGCACAAGCCAACGCTGGTGCATCAGTCCACCTCCACGGCGGCCGACTACCAGCCCAGCGAGCTCAGCAAGACCACGGCGACCACCAACGCCACCAGCCGCAAGGACAAGGACTGCAAGGACAGCAAGTCGGGGAGGAAGTTCGGCCTCAGTCTTTTCTGGAGGAACGGCGCGAAAAAGGAAAAGCCAAAGAAAGAGTACACCTCGTTCTCGGGTCAGTTTCCTCCGGAGGAATGGCCGGTGCGGGACGAGGAAGACCTCAACAACCTACCTCGTGACCTGGAGCACGCCATCATCAAACGCATCAACCCCGAACTCACCGTAGACAATCTGACGCGGCACACGGTCCTCATGAAGAAGCTGGAAGACCGAGGGGAGAGAGCGATCGAGAAGGTGCAGGAGAGAGTCGTTGACAAGGGGGAGCGGGTGGACAGAGGCGTGGATAAGGGAATCTCAACCGAAATCCTGACCGTTTCCAAACCCCGGCACCATCAGTCATCGCGGGGGGCCGGGGTGGGCAGGAGGTCGGTCCCCAAGGCTTCCCGCAGCAAGCGGAGGCCTTACTCCTCCAGGGAGAAGAACAgggaaaaggagaaggagagagctaGGAACAAGACCCTATGTGAGGACGAATACCCTGAGGAGGGAGATATCGTCCCCTCTCGACTCCAACCAGACATCCACGCGGAGGAGCCGGAGCACCTTGAGGGAGCCAGGGCTGGGGCTGACGAGaagtgtgtgtataaaaagcgCATCGATAACCCTTTCCACGCTCAGCCAATTGGTGACACTGCAACCCCGGCATCAATCACCACCAATTGCCAGAGAACAATCGCCAACAACAAAGGGCATAGGAGGCGGGACACAAAGGAGAGCCGGACATCGGTGGCTGGGAGGAAGGAGCGGACAGGGCTCCGTTCCAAGTCATGGGATCCACATCCAACCAAAGTTATTGTACCGGACACACAGCATGCAGGTGAATCCTGCACACCCAATGACAAATATGCCTGTCTCCGCGAGGGGGAACTGGCCGCAGATAATCACCTCCGGGCGGATATGAAGCTCAGCCGAGAGCTGCCCTCAGGCTACAGCGCAGTCTACCCTCAGAGCAGCACGCTTAGGATAGACGACAAGCTCAGACACCAGACGGGGCCGGGCAACGTGGAGGCCAGGGCGTCGGAGGACGAACCCAGGCCTATGCATGAGCGGCAGGGCGGGGGTTCTGCAGACAGCCACAGGCACCAGGTGGAgcagacgacgacgacgacggcggaGGTCCCTGCTCACATCCTACCATACTCTGATGCCGATGTCATCCTCCCTACTCATCCGTACGACACGGTGCTTAAAATGCGTGAGCCGGCAGTACCTTGGACTAAAGCGAACGCGTCTCTTCAGCGGACACACTCCCTCAGGCACGCCGAGAAACAGGACGATAACCTGCACAGGCCTGATCTGCTCCACTCACACCAACAGCCGGGAGATTTCGCCGCGAATCGACGGCAACAGGTGGCCGAAGCCAACGTGGCCGTGGGTGTGAATAGAGCACTGTTTAACCGGCCGGAGCTGGCTGCCGACAGCGGCTCCTTGTTGACAAACAGCCACGACTTTGAGGAAGATGACCAGCGGCTCTATCAGGACGAAGAGGTGGACGAGGACGCCTGCAGCTCCTTGTATTTGAACGAGGAAGAGATGGTGGACGGCCCACCCTACGTCCCAGCCCTAGCTGACCATCACAGCCACCATGTGGTTTACCCGGACTACGACTCCGATGTGCAGTACCATAAGTTCCCCCGCGTTCAGACCCACGACCCCCGCCGCTACCCGCCACCAGCCCATCCCAGCAGGCAAGAAGAATGGGGGGGCAGCATGGCTCATACAGACAGCTTCACTGCAGCCACCCAGGGGGAAAGCTCTCTGAGTCCCAACAGACTAAGGCAGAACAGCTGGAGCCATCAACCTCACAGTCAGATCAGTGGATCCGCAGGGATCCAGAGCGAGGCGGGCACCGGGCGAGCAACACTGCCCACCGTCGAGCCACGGCAGGGGGCCAGTGTCGGCCTAGACCGCCTGGAACCCCCCGAGCCGGCGGACAGCAGCATCTTTGATTACTGCCAGACGAGCGAGGTTGAATCTGACGCCGAAACCGTACGGCGGTCCGTCGGCGAGGGGGACGGCGAGTCTGCTCACTGGGGCgcggagctggagcaggaagcCACCGAGGAGCAACAGGAGAGGGTGTTGGTGAACGGAACCCCTCAGAGCCATGTGGTCGGACGGAGCATGCCCAGTGGAGCCGGCGGCGACATGGGGGAGATTGCAGAAAGCCAGAGCATCACAGGGGATAGTGGAATCGACTCCCCGAG GACCCGCGTGAGTCTGGCCACCAACAACACAGTGATTCTGGAGGGTCTGAAGAAGAGAGGCTTCTTGCAGAACTTGGAGAAGCTGCATTCCAAGAGCAGCACTATACGGCCACAGAGCTCCCTGCTGCAGCTCACCCCCGTTATGAATGTATAG
- the stox1 gene encoding storkhead-box protein 1 isoform X2: MDGESGPFSPRKRQQLRGDLSPIQMLPVSQSQFIPLAEVLCSAISDMNSSQTTVSQEALVNHMSKAHPGMTIPTQDILYNALGALIKERKIYHTGEGYFIVTPQTYFITNSLVREKNWWASPSGDDPPSPPPITYLLSNEACDVDSAHAPLVAHCKSCSCFAPPHATANVSATPSTAVAAVPPSVVPDGHSTVTVSVSECTGKSLKWPRPSEHKPTLVHQSTSTAADYQPSELSKTTATTNATSRKDKDCKDSKSGRKFGLSLFWRNGAKKEKPKKEYTSFSGQFPPEEWPVRDEEDLNNLPRDLEHAIIKRINPELTVDNLTRHTVLMKKLEDRGERAIEKVQERVVDKGERVDRGVDKGISTEILTVSKPRHHQSSRGAGVGRRSVPKASRSKRRPYSSREKNREKEKERARNKTLCEDEYPEEGDIVPSRLQPDIHAEEPEHLEGARAGADEKCVYKKRIDNPFHAQPIGDTATPASITTNCQRTIANNKGHRRRDTKESRTSVAGRKERTGLRSKSWDPHPTKVIVPDTQHAGESCTPNDKYACLREGELAADNHLRADMKLSRELPSGYSAVYPQSSTLRIDDKLRHQTGPGNVEARASEDEPRPMHERQGGGSADSHRHQVEQTTTTTAEVPAHILPYSDADVILPTHPYDTVLKMREPAVPWTKANASLQRTHSLRHAEKQDDNLHRPDLLHSHQQPGDFAANRRQQVAEANVAVGVNRALFNRPELAADSGSLLTNSHDFEEDDQRLYQDEEVDEDACSSLYLNEEEMVDGPPYVPALADHHSHHVVYPDYDSDVQYHKFPRVQTHDPRRYPPPAHPSRQEEWGGSMAHTDSFTAATQGESSLSPNRLRQNSWSHQPHSQISGSAGIQSEAGTGRATLPTVEPRQGASVGLDRLEPPEPADSSIFDYCQTSEVESDAETVRRSVGEGDGESAHWGAELEQEATEEQQERVLVNGTPQSHVVGRSMPSGAGGDMGEIAESQSITGDSGIDSPRTRVSLATNNTVILEGLKKRGFLQNLEKLHSKSSTIRPQSSLLQLTPVMNV, from the exons atggatggagaatctGGTCCTTTTTCTCCAAGGAAACGCCAACAACTTAGAG gtgACTTGTCCCCCATCCAGATGTTGCCTGTCTCGCAGTCCCAGTTTATTCCCCTGGCTGAGGTGCTGTGCTCGGCCATTTCAGACATGAACTCATCCCAAACCACTGTCTCCCAGGAAGCACTCGTCAACCACATGAGCAAAGCCCATCCAG GAATGACCATCCCCACTCAGGACATCCTGTACAACGCACTGGGCGCGCTGATCAAGGAGCGCAAGATCTACCACACGGGGGAGGGCTACTTCATCGTGACGCCGCAGACCTACTTCATCACCAACAGCCTGGTCCGGGAGAAGAATTGGTGGGCCTCGCCCTCGGGGGACgaccctccctccccgccccccatcACCTACTTGCTGAGCAACGAGGCCTGCGATGTGGACAGCGCCCACGCCCCCCTGGTGGCACACTGCAAGTCCTGCAGCTGTTTCGCGCCCCCCCATGCGACGGCTAACGTCTCCGCCACGCCGAGCACCGCCGTGGCCGCCGTCCCGCCCTCCGTGGTTCCCGACGGCCACTCGACGGTCACCGTGTCTGTCAGCGAGTGCACGGGCAAGAGCTTGAAGTGGCCGCGGCCGTCGGAGCACAAGCCAACGCTGGTGCATCAGTCCACCTCCACGGCGGCCGACTACCAGCCCAGCGAGCTCAGCAAGACCACGGCGACCACCAACGCCACCAGCCGCAAGGACAAGGACTGCAAGGACAGCAAGTCGGGGAGGAAGTTCGGCCTCAGTCTTTTCTGGAGGAACGGCGCGAAAAAGGAAAAGCCAAAGAAAGAGTACACCTCGTTCTCGGGTCAGTTTCCTCCGGAGGAATGGCCGGTGCGGGACGAGGAAGACCTCAACAACCTACCTCGTGACCTGGAGCACGCCATCATCAAACGCATCAACCCCGAACTCACCGTAGACAATCTGACGCGGCACACGGTCCTCATGAAGAAGCTGGAAGACCGAGGGGAGAGAGCGATCGAGAAGGTGCAGGAGAGAGTCGTTGACAAGGGGGAGCGGGTGGACAGAGGCGTGGATAAGGGAATCTCAACCGAAATCCTGACCGTTTCCAAACCCCGGCACCATCAGTCATCGCGGGGGGCCGGGGTGGGCAGGAGGTCGGTCCCCAAGGCTTCCCGCAGCAAGCGGAGGCCTTACTCCTCCAGGGAGAAGAACAgggaaaaggagaaggagagagctaGGAACAAGACCCTATGTGAGGACGAATACCCTGAGGAGGGAGATATCGTCCCCTCTCGACTCCAACCAGACATCCACGCGGAGGAGCCGGAGCACCTTGAGGGAGCCAGGGCTGGGGCTGACGAGaagtgtgtgtataaaaagcgCATCGATAACCCTTTCCACGCTCAGCCAATTGGTGACACTGCAACCCCGGCATCAATCACCACCAATTGCCAGAGAACAATCGCCAACAACAAAGGGCATAGGAGGCGGGACACAAAGGAGAGCCGGACATCGGTGGCTGGGAGGAAGGAGCGGACAGGGCTCCGTTCCAAGTCATGGGATCCACATCCAACCAAAGTTATTGTACCGGACACACAGCATGCAGGTGAATCCTGCACACCCAATGACAAATATGCCTGTCTCCGCGAGGGGGAACTGGCCGCAGATAATCACCTCCGGGCGGATATGAAGCTCAGCCGAGAGCTGCCCTCAGGCTACAGCGCAGTCTACCCTCAGAGCAGCACGCTTAGGATAGACGACAAGCTCAGACACCAGACGGGGCCGGGCAACGTGGAGGCCAGGGCGTCGGAGGACGAACCCAGGCCTATGCATGAGCGGCAGGGCGGGGGTTCTGCAGACAGCCACAGGCACCAGGTGGAgcagacgacgacgacgacggcggaGGTCCCTGCTCACATCCTACCATACTCTGATGCCGATGTCATCCTCCCTACTCATCCGTACGACACGGTGCTTAAAATGCGTGAGCCGGCAGTACCTTGGACTAAAGCGAACGCGTCTCTTCAGCGGACACACTCCCTCAGGCACGCCGAGAAACAGGACGATAACCTGCACAGGCCTGATCTGCTCCACTCACACCAACAGCCGGGAGATTTCGCCGCGAATCGACGGCAACAGGTGGCCGAAGCCAACGTGGCCGTGGGTGTGAATAGAGCACTGTTTAACCGGCCGGAGCTGGCTGCCGACAGCGGCTCCTTGTTGACAAACAGCCACGACTTTGAGGAAGATGACCAGCGGCTCTATCAGGACGAAGAGGTGGACGAGGACGCCTGCAGCTCCTTGTATTTGAACGAGGAAGAGATGGTGGACGGCCCACCCTACGTCCCAGCCCTAGCTGACCATCACAGCCACCATGTGGTTTACCCGGACTACGACTCCGATGTGCAGTACCATAAGTTCCCCCGCGTTCAGACCCACGACCCCCGCCGCTACCCGCCACCAGCCCATCCCAGCAGGCAAGAAGAATGGGGGGGCAGCATGGCTCATACAGACAGCTTCACTGCAGCCACCCAGGGGGAAAGCTCTCTGAGTCCCAACAGACTAAGGCAGAACAGCTGGAGCCATCAACCTCACAGTCAGATCAGTGGATCCGCAGGGATCCAGAGCGAGGCGGGCACCGGGCGAGCAACACTGCCCACCGTCGAGCCACGGCAGGGGGCCAGTGTCGGCCTAGACCGCCTGGAACCCCCCGAGCCGGCGGACAGCAGCATCTTTGATTACTGCCAGACGAGCGAGGTTGAATCTGACGCCGAAACCGTACGGCGGTCCGTCGGCGAGGGGGACGGCGAGTCTGCTCACTGGGGCgcggagctggagcaggaagcCACCGAGGAGCAACAGGAGAGGGTGTTGGTGAACGGAACCCCTCAGAGCCATGTGGTCGGACGGAGCATGCCCAGTGGAGCCGGCGGCGACATGGGGGAGATTGCAGAAAGCCAGAGCATCACAGGGGATAGTGGAATCGACTCCCCGAG GACCCGCGTGAGTCTGGCCACCAACAACACAGTGATTCTGGAGGGTCTGAAGAAGAGAGGCTTCTTGCAGAACTTGGAGAAGCTGCATTCCAAGAGCAGCACTATACGGCCACAGAGCTCCCTGCTGCAGCTCACCCCCGTTATGAATGTATAG